In the Sinomonas cyclohexanicum genome, GGGGCTCGAGCCGTACCTCGAGCTGCGCACCATCAACGCCCGCGCCCACGCGCCCGCCCAGGCGGCAGCGCCGTCGGCCGCGGCCACTGCGGGGAACTGAGGAGGACTGCACATGGACAACGCAACCACGGGCCTGGAGGTCATCACCCTCGGCACCGCGGCCGGCCCCGCCATCCGCAGCGGCGCGCCCGGCATCGCCACGGCGGTAGTGGTCTACGGCGCGCACTACCTCGTCGACTTCGGCCTCGGCTGCACCCGCCAGGCCCAGGCCGCGGGGCTGCGCGGCAAGGATCTTCGCGCGGCGTTCGTCACGCACCTCCACTCCGATCACGTGGGCGAGCTGCCCGCGTACCTGCTCTGGAACTGGGGCGCGCCGGTCGAGGGATTCGAGCACGATGTCCCGATCTACGGCCCCGGGCCGGACACGTCCGCCATGGTGTCCTCGATCCTCGCGGCCTACGACTACGACATCCGCATCCGCATCGTGGATGAGGGCCGCCCGGACCTGAGGAAGATCGTGCGTCCCGTGGACATCCCGCTGCCCGCGGGCATCGCCGCGGCCGGCCCCGAGCACACCCCGGCGATGGAGCCGTTCGCCGTCTACGAGGATGAGTTCGTCACGGTCACCGCCATCCTCGTCGAGCACCCGCCCGTCTTCCCGGCCTTCGCGTTCCGCTTCGACACCCGGTACGGATCGGTGGTCATCTCGGGGGACACGACCGAGTGCGCCAACGTCGCCCGGCTGGCCCGCAGCGCGGACCTGCTCGTGCACGAGGCCGTCAACCTCGCGTTCTTCGCCGAGCGCGACTTCTCGCCCGAGTTCCTCAACCACCAGCAGATCTCCCACACCACCCCTGACGGGGTCGGTCGGATCGCGACGGCGGCGGGCGTTCCGCACGTCGTGCTCTCACACCTCGCCGGGGTCGCGACCGATGACGAGTGGGCCGACGGCGTGCGGACCGAATTCGCGGGCAAGGTCACCGTGGCGAAGCCCGGCCAACGATTCGCGCTCGCGCCAGAGCCGGCCCGCACCTGACTCCGGCCCGCGAAGGACGCCGTATCGTGGAAGAGCGCCCCTGCGCGAGTGGGGGCGCTCGGTTCGTTCCTGCGGCATGAGGAGGCGTGGTGGCCGGACACGCAAAGGTGGGCGGGCAGTCCGTGACCTCCCGCGCGCTCAACATCCTCGCGACGTTCAACCAGGCCCACCCCGTCCTGGGGCTGTCGGAGATCGCCCGCAGGTCGGGCACCCCGGTCGCCACGTGCCACCGCCTTCTCGGGGACCTCGTCGAGTGGGGGGCGCTGAGCAAGACCGCAGACGGCCAGTACCAGATTGGCCACAGGCTCTGGAGCCTGGGCATGCTCGCCCCGGTGCAGAAGGGCCTCCGCGAGGTCGCCGCGCCGTACATGCACGATGTCCTCTTCGCGACCCGTCACGTGGTGAACCTCTTCGTCCTTGAGGGCTCGCGCGCCCTCCTGCTGGAGCGCATCTCGGGCACCGCCGTCGGGCAGCCCATCGCCCGCGTCGGCGAACGCCTGCCGCTGCACACGAGCGCCGGCGGCAAGGTGCTCCTCGCGTACGCGCCGCCCGCCGTCGTCGAGCGCGTCTTCGGCGACCTCTCCCGGGACACCCGGCACAGCATCGTCGACCCGATGCGCCTGCGCCGCGAGCTAGAACGCGTCCGCGAGCGGGGCTACGCCACCACCGTCGAGGAGCACGCCCTCGGCACGTCCGGGCTCGCCGTGCCGGTCGCTTCCGACGGGCGGCTGCACGGCGCGCTCGGAGTCGTGTCCGTGGGCTCCATGCCCGATGTCGACCGCACTCTTCCGGCCCTCCAAGTCGCCGCCAACGCCATAGCGCGCACGCTGCGCGAGGGAGCTTGAGCCGCTTTTCCGTCCAGCGGTAAGCACAGCGTGCCGCGGCCCGGCCACGGATCTATCGTCACTGGTAGATCAACTCCGGTGATCCGGATCACGTGACACCGGTGCGGAAGGAAGGACAGTCCCATGACGGCACAGCTCGAGGTCGGCGTCGACCCCGCTGAGGACACCCTGGGCATGGCGTTCCCGGAGGTGCGCACCGCCGTGGTGGCGCGACGCGAAGAGGTGGCCGACGGCGTCGTGCGCCTCACGCTGCGCCCGGCAGACGGCGGCCTCTTCGATGCGTGGGACGCCGGCGCGCACATTGACCTCCACGTCCCCGGCCAGGTGCGCCAGTACTCGATCTGCTCGTCGCCCGAGGACCGCGCCCAGCTCCAGGTCGCCGTCCTCCGCGCCGAGGACTCCCGCGGCGGCTCCGCCTACGTCCACGAGGCACTCGCCGAGGGCGACACCATCGAGGTGGGCGGCCCACGGAACAACTTCTCGCTCGCCCCCTCGCGCAAGTACCTCTTCGTCGCCGGCGGGATCGGCATCACCCCGATGCTGCCCATGATCGAGGCAGCCGAGGCAGCCGGAAAGGACTGGCGGCTCGCGTACGGCGGGCGCTCGCTGTCCACGATGGCGTTCGCGCTCGAACTCCGCGAGAAGTACGGCGACCGGGTTCTCCTCTACCCCTCGGACGAGACCGGCCGGCTCGACCTCGAGTCCCTCCTCGGCGTCCCGCGGGCGCTCATGCTCGTCTACGCGTGCGGTCCCCAGCGCCTGCTCGAGGCGATCGAGGACTACTGCCTGGGATGGCCCGCGGGCGCCCTGCACCTCGAGCGCTTCGCGGCCTCCCCCACCGGCGGCGGTGCTTCCGGCCCCTTCTCAGTTGAGCTGCGCCGCACCGGCCGCACCGTCGAGGTCGCCGCGGAGAGCACCGTGCTCGACGCCGTCGAGGCCGCCGGGGTGCGGGTCCTCTCTTCCTGCCGCCAGGGCGTGTGCGGCACGTGCGAGATCCCCGTCCTCGCCGGGGACGTGGACCACCGCGACGCCGTGCTCAGCGCCGAGGACCGCGCCGCCGGGACCACGATGCTCGTGTGCGTCTCCCGCGCCGCCGCCGGCTGCGGCAAGCTCACCCTCGACCTCTGACCCTCTCCTCCCCACCTCCTTCTGATCGCCGGAGCCCGCCATGACTGTTCTGACCCACCGCGAGGCCCCCGTCCTCGACGTCGACCCCTTCTCCCCCGAGAACCTCCTGAACCGCTACGCGCTGCACGAGACGATGCGCGAGACGGGCCCGGTGGTCTACCTCCCCGCCTACGGCGTGTACGCCGTGACGCACTTCGAGCCCGTCCGGGACATCCTGAGGGACTTCGAGACGTACTGCTCCTCGGGCGGCGTGGGCCCCACCGACATCCGCAAGGAGGCCGAGTGGCGCCCCGCGGGCATCCTCGAATCTGACCCGCCCACGCACACCGCGATGCGACGCGGTCTCTCCAAGGTCATCCACCCGGGGTCGGTGCGCGGGCTCGCCTCGGCGTTCGCTCCGCCCGCGCGGGAGCTGGTGGAGCGTCTGGTCGCCGCCGGGACGTTCGACGCCGTCACGGACCTCGCGCAGGTCTACCCCCTGCGCGTGTTCCCCGACGCGGTCGGGATCCCGGACTCCGGGCGCGAGAACCTGCTCCCCTACGGCGCGATGGCCTTCAACGCCTTCGGCCCGCGCAACGAGATCTACCACCGCGCCTTCGAGAACGCCGAGTCGGTGACGGCGTGGGTCGAGTGGGCATGCTCACGCGGGAGCCTCCTGCCCGGGGGCTTCGGCGAGAAGATCTGGGAGCAGGCCGAGCTCGGCAACATCACGCCGTCGGAGGCCTCGCTGCTCGTGCGCGCGCTCCTCTCGGCGGGCGTCGATTCGACCATCGGCGCGATCGGGAACACGATCCTGTGCCTGGCCCGCGAGCCGGAGCAGTGGGAGCGGCTGCGCCGCGAGCCGCACCTCGCGAAGTTCGCCGTCGACGAGGCCCTGCGCCTCGAGTCCCCGTTCCAGATGTTCCACCGCACCGCCACGGTCGCCTCCGAGGTGGCCGGGGTCCACATTCCCGCGGACTCCAAGATCCTCCTCTTCATGGGCGCCGCCAACCGCGACCCCCGCCGCTGGGGAGACACCGCCGAGACGTTCGACCTCGACCGCAGTGCCGCCGGCCACGTGGCCTTCGGCATGGGGCTGCACCAGTGCGTGGGGCAGCCCATCGCGCGGCTCGAGATGGAGCTGGTCCTCAAGGCCCTCATCGACCGGGCCGAAACCCTCGAGCTCAACGGAGAACCCGTCGAGGAGCTCCACAACACCCTGCATTTCTACCGTTCCGTCCCCCTCAGGGTCTCCGCCGCGGCGGAGACCGGTTCTACGAAGGAGTAGTACCGAGATGACCCAGCTCGCCAACCGGCGCCAGCCTGCCGCTGTCCCTCGCCCCGTCCGATCCTCCGACCCTGCCGCGTGGAGCTATCAGAAGCGCCGACGGTACGGGTGGATCGTCACCGTCTCCCTGCTCTTCCTCATGATGCTCAGTTGGGCGGACAAGGCGGTCCTCGGGCTCGCCGCGGTGCCGATCATGAAGGACCTCCACATCACCCCTGAGGTGTTCGGGCTCGTCAGCAGCGCCATGTTCTTCACCTTCGGCGTTTCGCAGCTCATTGCCGCACCGTTGGCCAACAAGGTCCAGAGCCGGTGGATCCTGCTGGTGATCTGCATTCTCTGGTCCGTCGCCCAGGCGCCCATCCTGGTCTTCACCTCACTGCCGGCCCTTTGGGTGAGCCGCCTGCTCCTCGGCGCCGGCGAGGGGCCACTCGCCCCCGTCATGATGCATGGGGTCTACAAGTGGTTCCCGGAGAAGAAGGGCGCCACCCCGGCGGCGCTGGCCTCCTCCGGCGTGACCCTCGGAATCGTCGCCTTCGCCCCCGTGCTCGCCTGGGTGATCGGCTCCTTCGGCTGGCACATGGCCTTCGCCCTGCTCGCCGTCGTCGGTCTGCTCTTCGCCGCCTACTGGGCGGTGGTTGGGAAGGAGGGCCCGTACACGAGCCGGGCCGCTGAGCTGAAGCTCGACGGTGCGCCGACTGGGACGGGCAGCGGTCAGGCGGCCGGCTCGACCCCGGCCATCGAGGCCCGTGTCCCCTACTTGCGCACGATCCTGACGCCGAGCTGGATCTTCGCAGTGCTCACGTCGTTCTTCGGCTACTGGACCTTCACCCTCGCCATGTCCTGGGGCCCCGCGTACTTCCAGACCGTCCTCCACCTCACGGGGCAGCAGGCCGGAAGCCTCATCGCACTCCCTGCAGCCTGGGGCGCCATAGCCACCGTCGGTCTCAGTGCACTCACCCAGCGGCTCCACCTCCGCGGCGTCGCGACCCGAAAGTCCCGCGCCTGGATCCTCGGCGGTGGAGCGGTGTTCGGCGGCGCGGCACTGTTCGCAGCCTCCATCGTCCCTGACCCCGTCATCGCTGTGGGGCTCATGGTCTTCGGCTTCGGCACCGCTCCTGCCCTCTTCGCCCTCAGCTACCTCGTGGTCGCCGAGCTGACGTCAGTCGCGCAGCGCGGCGCCAACCTCTCGATCGCCAACGCAGTCTTCACCACTGGAGGCGTGTTCGCCCCGGCTGTCTCCGGGTTCCTCATCGGCGGTGCCGCATCGCCGGCGGCGGGCTACTCTGCCTCGTTCTCCCTCGCTGGAGGTCTCCTGCTGGCGTGCGGCGTGCTCTCCCTCCTATTCGTCAACCAGCAGCGCGACCGTCGCCGGCTCGGCCTCGACGCCCCCAAGGTGGGCGCCTGACGCACTGACCTGACACGCTGAGGAGCTGAGCGCACGACGGCGGGTGCCCACCCGCCGTCGTGCGCTCACGTCCGGTCGCGGGCCGTGCCCCAGTTGCGGGGTCCTTGGCGGGCGCTGCGCTGGCGGTCGCTCCCGGTCTGGGACTGAGGGCATCGCTCGGGGCTATCCTCGGAAGTGCTTGAGAAGCGGGCGCGACGACGGCGGGTGCCCACCCGCCGTCGTCGGTTGCAGCCCACCCTCCCGCAAGGACCACACCTTCTGGACATGGCCTCTGTCTACGGCGCGAGGTCTTGTCCAGAAGGTGTGGTCATTCCATCGCCCCCGCAGTGACGTGGCCCCTCAGCGCAGGGACGTGACCCCTCAACGCGGCCCGGGCACCATGGGCCCAGATCCATGCCGAGGCGGCGCAGAGACGGGATCCAGGTCCATGGTTCCGGCCCCCTCCGAAACGGGACAGTAGATACATCGGCAAGGAGATCCCGCCCGGTATCACCCCAGATACGGAGAACCCGCATGAAGTTCCGCTCGCTCTCGCTCGCAGCAGCTGCCCTCACCGCCGCGCTCGCCCTGCCCGCCGCGCTCCCGGCCTACGCCGCGGACGGCCCAGCCGCGGCCCAGACGGCCCCTGCCGCCCAGGACGATGCGAACCACCAGGGCCTCAACGCCCGGATCAACGCCAAGGACGGCGTGGGCCTGGTCTTCGAGGGCAGCGACTGGCACGCGGACCACGTGACGCCGCCGAGCAACATCCCCAACGGTGGCGGCACCAACTTCATCCTCATGCAGGACAACTCGCACTGGTCCACCGAGTACGGCGCGTACGGCACGGCGAAGGCCCGCATCTGGGACCACGGCAAGCCCACGGACTTCTGGATCAAGATGTACGCCTCGGTCTACTACTACCCGTACACGAAGGCATCCTGCACGATCTTCCGCGGAGACCCGGACGTGACGGGCAAGCAGATCGACTTCAGCCCGTATTCGTGCGATGTGACGTCGATCGACCACTCGGACCCGTGGCGCGTGGTGTTCAACGTGGGCCACACGGCCGCGGAGACGATCACGGACAAGGACACGCAGGCCCGCCTCCTCAACGACGCCTGCAAGGGCGAGAACGCCGAACAGAACTGCTTCTACACCCCGAAGTCGGTCGAGTTCATCACGGACAGCCCGAAGCCGTACGGCGCCCCCGTCGCGAACCCCTACGACTCGAAGATGACCATGGGCGTGAAGTCCGAGCACGTCGTCGGGACGTCGAACACCGTGGGCGTCGAGTTCTCGACGACGCTCACGCTCTGGAAGATCTGGGAGAACAGCCTGAAGGTGAGCTACCAGCACACGTGGACGGACTCCCGCTCGTTCAGCCAGTCGGTCGACGTGGACGTGCCGCCGCACACCGAGTACTGGTTCACCATCGCGGCGAGCCTGGACCGCGTCACCGGCGACTTCCTGGTCCGCGCGAACGGCAAGGTGTTCCGGATCGAGAACGCGACAGTGGTGCTGCCGGACAAGGAGAAGTCCGCCACGATCGTCGGCAACAGGGCGCACTACGCGGGCACCACGCAGATCGGTGAGGCCGTGAAGTAGCCCCTCACCAGCGAAGCGCACGACGCCGGGTGCCCACCCGGCGTCGTGCGCTTCCGTTTTGCTCCTCTCGTCCGAGTATTCTGCAGAGCAGAATGATTCGGCTGGAAATCGCTTCACCGGTATTCGAATTCTGCAGAACAGAACCTTTTTCGACCCGTGGGGTGCCGTACCTCACTCTGAGATGCATGTCACAGAACCACTCCCCGTCCGCTACCGGCAATGACGCCGCGCGCCCTGCCGTCGCGGACACCCCCTCGGGCCCGAGCCGCCGCGGCGCCATCATCGCCGTGGCGGTCTGCTGGGCCCTGGTCGTCTTCGACGGCTATGACCTGATCGTCTACGGCTCCGTGCAGAACAACCTCATCGAGAGGACGGGCTGGGGCCTGAACGCCGCCTCTGCCGGCACCATCGGCTCGATGGCCTTCGTCGGCATGATGCTCGGCGCGGTCTTCGCCGGTCGGCTCTCCGACAGCTGGGGCCGCCGCAAGGCGATCATCCTGAGCACCGTGGTCTTCTCGGTGGCGACGGTCCTGTGCGCGTTCGCCCCCGGGGCCCTCGCGTTCGGTGCGCTGCGCCTCATCGCCGGCCTCGGCCTCGGCGGCCTCGTGCCGTCGGCGAACGCCCTGGCCGCCGAGCTCATCCCGGCCAGATGGCGCGGCTCGATGGCCACCCTCATGATGTCCGGCGTCCCGATCGGCGGCACGATCGCCGCGCTTCTCGGCCTCGGCGCATGATCCCGGCCTTCGGCTGGCAGTCGATGTTCCTGGTGGCGTTCATCCCCTTGGTGGTCCTCGTGCCGCTCGGCCTGCGGTTCTTCCCGGAGACGCTCGGTGCGGCGCGGACGGCAGCCGAGGACGCGGCGTCGGCCTCCACAGCCTCCGAGGGCGCCCCCCGCGGCGGGTTCGCCGGCCTGTTCCGGAACGGATTCGGCTGGATCTCGGTCCTGTTCGCCGCCTCGACGCTCTTCACGCTGTTCGCCTGGTACGGCCTCGGCACCCAGCTGCCCAAGATCATGCGCGACTCCGGCTCTGACCTCGGCCCCGCGCTGACCTTCACCATCGCGCTGAACCTCGGCGCGGTCGCGGGCTCGATCGTCACCGCGTGGGCGGGCGACAAGTTCGGTACGGTCAAGGTCTCCGTCATCGCCGCCGCGCTCGCGGGCATCGGGCTCGTGGCCCTCATCGCGACCCCGGCCTCGAACACCGCGTTCATCTACGCCGCGCTCGTGGTGGCCGGCGTCGGCACGCACGGCACCCAGTCCCTCGTGATCGGCGCCATCGCCTCGCACTACCCGAGCGAACTCCGCGGCACCGCGCTCGGCTGGGCCCTCGGCGTCGGCCGCATCGGCGCGGTCCTGGCCCCGCAGCTGTCGGGCCTGATGCTGGCCACCAAGGCGGTTCCGCCGTCGATGAACTTCGTGATGTTCGGCGCGTCCGCGATCGTCGCCGCCGTGCTCCTCGGAGCCATCGTTGTCCGCGGCGTTCGCCGCCGGTCCACCGCGACGCTCGCCGTGGAGCAGGTCGCGTAGGGGCAGCGCACCTTCCTGACGCACGACGGCGCGTGGCCGGCTTCCGCACGGGGGCCGGCCACGCGCCGTCGTGCATCAGGCCAGAACCCTCACGCCAGAACCCTCACGCCAGGACGCTCACGGGAGAACCAGCACCCGACCGCGAACGCTCCCCGACTCGAGCGCCTCGTGGGCCCTGGCCGCCTCGGTGAGGTGGAACGTGGCGCCGATCCGGGCCGCGAGCCTGCCCCGGGCCAGGAGGCTGTTGATGACGCGGGCGGCCTTCGCCAGGTCGGTGACGGCGGCGTTGCTGATCGCGAATCCCAGCAGCTTGGCGTCCCGCGTGTACAGGGCCCCGACGGGCAGGAGCGGGGCTGCGCTCATGCCGGCCATGAGGATCACCCGTGCACCCAGGCGCAGGAGGGGCGCCGTGGTCTCGAAATCGTGGCGGCCGCTGCTGTCCCACCACACGTCGACCCCGTCGGGAGCGGCCGCCGCGACCTTCCCGGCGAGCTCGGGGTCGCGGTAGTCCAGCGTCACGTCTGCCCCGAGCGAGCGGCACCACTCGCCGTCGGCCGCGGACGCCGAGGTGACCACCCGGGCGCCCATGCGCTTCGCGAGCTGGACGACCGCGCCCCGACCGCCCCGCCGCCGCCGGCCACGAACACGGTCTCTCCGGGCTGGAGGCATGCCTCGCGGACGAGGCCCATGTATGCGGTGGCCGCAGCGTGCAGGACAGGTGCCGCGGCGGTGGGGTCGACGCCGTCGGGCAGCGGGTACAGCCGGTCCTCGGCCACGACCGCGTACTCGGAGAAGGCGCCCTGGCGCCCGGCGTGGCCGAGGCTGTTGGTCCAGACCCGGTCCCCCGGCGCGAAGCCGACCACGCCCAGGCCCGCGGCCGCGACCGTGCCCACGAGGTCGCGGCCGATCACGAAGGGGAACGGCGTCTTGGTCTGGTAGGCCCCCGAGCGGACAAACAGGTCCACATGGTTGACGGCGCTGGCCTCCATCCGCACGAGCACATCCGTCGGCCCGACCTCGGGCACGGGCAGCTGCCCGATCTCTATCCTGTCCGTCCCGCCGAGCTCGCGGACGAACGCCGCCTGCATCACCTGTGCTGCCTCCAGCATCGATTCCTCCTGACTGATCCGACGGTAGCGCTCCCCGGAGGGACAGCGCCCGTCACTCACGCGTGCGCCGTCGCGGCCGCCGGGCGGCCAAGGCTGCGCCCGGACGGCGCGGCTGGCCCATCAGCGTGTCCCGACCGGCGGCGGGTGGTGAGCAGGATGACGGCGAACGCCGCGGCGGCGCCGATCGTGGTCTCGAGCGCGCGGTCCGCAACAAGGGACACGGTGGACTGCGCGGCGATGAACTCGGTCATCATGAGGGGGACGGGGGTCATGAAGACCAGCGCGATGCTGTAGTGCCGGATGGTGAACACCTCGCCCACGAACTGGAGGACCGCGAGCAGGACGGCCAGCTGCAGGGGTGCCCAGTGGACGGCCATGAGCCGGCTGCCACGAGCACCCCGCCGTACGTGCCGACCACGCGGTGGACGGCGCGGACCAGGCCGCGGGTCGCGTCGGCTGCGGCGATGGGCGCTGCCGCGGCGATCATGGCCCAGTAGACGTGGCCCAGACCGGCCATGGCGCCGACGGAGCCGGCCACGCCGAGGGCGATCATGTACCGGCCCGCGTGGCGGAGCATGCGCGGCCACGGGGTGTGCGGGGCCTCGCGGAGCCCCCGGTCGGGGGTGGTCCGGCGGGCGTGCAGGCGCCCCGCGAAGCCGATGAGAAGCACGACGGCGACGCTCGCCACCGCGGTCACGGCGGCCTCCCAGAGGCTCCCGCCGAAAGGAACGGATGCGCTCGCGGTGAACGCGAAGAGGTAGAAGAACGGTCCGGACGGGCGCAGGCGGAGGGTATCGGCGAGGACCGCGAGCACCCCGGCCAGGACCGTGGTCACGGCGGTGAGCTCCCAGGGTGTGGGGTGGGCGAAGGAGTACGCGATCCCGCCGACCACGCTCGCGCACATGAGGATCCCCGCATACGTCTGGTGCTTGAGCCTGAGCCAGTGGGGCTCCACGCGCCCGTAGACGCCGGTGAGGGCGCCGAAGACGGCGTAGACGGTGAGGTCCGTCCTGCCGAGGAGGACCAGCACCACGAGCGGAACGGCGATCCCAGCGCCGATGCGCAGGGCCGGGATCCGGTGGCCGCGGGCGGACGGCAGGTGGAAGAACTCGCGGACGTGCTGCTTCACGGGGCGGGGTGCCCTCCTGACTGCGGGGTGGGTTCGAGACTGGCCAGCAGCGTGCGCAGGTTCTCCGCGAGGCCCTCGGCGCCTGCCGGCCCAAGGGCGGCGAGGAGGCCGGCCTCGAACGCCAGGACGGCCTCGAGGATGGGACGCAGCGCCTCGAGGGCCGGCGGTGCCATGCGGATGAGCGCGCTGCGGCCGTCCTGGGGGTTGGCCTCGCGCTCGACGAGGCCAGCGTCCAGGAGCTTCCTGATCCGCTTGGTGACACCGGGGCCCGAGATGAGCAGCTCCGCCGCGAGCTCGGTGGGTGCCATCGGCCTCCCTGTGCGGGCCAGGACGGAGAGCAGGTCGAACTCGGCCCGCGTGATGGCGTTCCTGGCCAGGACGGCATCGCTGCGCAGCTGGATGATGTGGGCGATGCGGTTGATCCGTCCGACGACATCCACCGGGCGAGTGTCCAGCCCGGGGAAGATGCGTGCCCACTGCCCTCGCACATGGTCGATGCTGTCGATCCGCTCGCTGCTCCCGTCCATGGCAATTTACTTTACCAGATAAGTAACTGGAAAACTAGATATCCCCGATCGGTGCGTGGGTACGCTTGACCCATGGCTGCTTCCGTTCCGACTCCCGAGACGAGTTGGGAACCCCTTTCTCCGCAGGCCGCGGCGGATCTGCTCGCGTCGTCTCCCGTCCGCTGGTGGCTCTCGGGCGGCGTCGCCCTCGACCGGTGGCTCGGAGGGCCCATCCGCGAGCGCCCCAACACGGACGTGAGCGTGGTGTTCGGCGACTTGCCGCAGCTCGTGGCGAGCCTGCCCTCGGGGTACGACGCGTGGGCAGTGCGCGATGAAGAGGACCTCGTGCCGTTCGCGGAGGTGCTGCCGGACGACGAGGTGCAGCCCGTGCTCGTCCGCGACGTCGAGAAGGACGCGTGGGTGCTGAGGATCAACGTGGAAGACGGCGCCCCCCGCGCGTGGGTCTACAAGCGCGACCCGCGGCTGCAGCTGCCCTGGGAGCGCGCGGTGCTGGACATCGGCGGCATCCCGACCGGCGCACCCGAGGTGCAGCTGGTCTGGAAGGCGCTGCGGCCGCGTCCGGAGGACGACGTCGACAAGGACGCGGTGGTGCCCAAGCTCTCCGACGAGGCGCGCGCCTGGTACGAGCGCTGCATCCTCTCGATCCACCCCCACTCCTCGTGGTCGATCCACGTGCGCAGCCCCTTCGCTCCGGCGAAGGCCAGCTGGAACCGCAAGCGCGGCTGACGCCGGCGGGTCCCCCGCGGGCGCCGATTCGCGTCTATTCGCGGACGGCGGCCAGAACAAGCGAGCGGAACCAGCGCTGGGCCGGCGTCAGGCTCGCGTCGCGCCGCGTGTACAGCGACACCGGAGTGCTGTGGCCGGGCCACGGCAGGTCCGCGATGCGCAGGCCGGGGAACCACCCGCAGAACACCTGGGCGACGTGCCGCGGCAGCAGGACGACGAGGTCCGTTGCCTCCAGCACCGCGGGCACGGTCGCATACTCCTCGACGGTCAGCACGACCTGCTGCATGAGCCCGTTGTCGGTGAGGACCTGCAGCGGAAAGACGTGCCCTCCGCGTGCGGAGACGCGCAGGAAGTGGCGGCCCGCGAACATGTCCGGCCCCGTCTCCGGAAGGGGATGGGCCG is a window encoding:
- a CDS encoding FUSC family protein, which gives rise to MKQHVREFFHLPSARGHRIPALRIGAGIAVPLVVLVLLGRTDLTVYAVFGALTGVYGRVEPHWLRLKHQTYAGILMCASVVGGIAYSFAHPTPWELTAVTTVLAGVLAVLADTLRLRPSGPFFYLFAFTASASVPFGGSLWEAAVTAVASVAVVLLIGFAGRLHARRTTPDRGLREAPHTPWPRMLRHAGRYMIALGVAGSVGAMAGLGHVYWAMIAAAAPIAAADATRGLVRAVHRVVGTYGGVLVAAGSWPSTGHPCSWPSCSRSSSSWARCSPSGTTASRWSS
- a CDS encoding MarR family winged helix-turn-helix transcriptional regulator gives rise to the protein MDGSSERIDSIDHVRGQWARIFPGLDTRPVDVVGRINRIAHIIQLRSDAVLARNAITRAEFDLLSVLARTGRPMAPTELAAELLISGPGVTKRIRKLLDAGLVEREANPQDGRSALIRMAPPALEALRPILEAVLAFEAGLLAALGPAGAEGLAENLRTLLASLEPTPQSGGHPAP